The sequence ATGCCCAGCCCACCCAGGCCGGCCAGCGCGTCTTCGCGCACGCTGGGCGCGTTCTCCCCCACCCCGGCCGTGAAGGCGATGGCGTCGACTCGGCCCAGCACGGCCAGGTAGGCGCCGACGTATTTGCGCAGTCGGTGGACGTAGACGTCGTAGGCCAGCCCGGCCGCCTCGCCCAGCGCGCCGCCGGCCTCCCGCTGCTCCAGCAACTCCCGGAAATCGTTGACCCCGCACAGCCCCTTGAGCCCGGAGCGGCGGTTCAGCAGCTCGTCGAGCTCATCGACACCCATCCCGGCGGTGCGGTTGAGGTGGAACAGCACGCCGGGGTCGATGTCGCCGCTGCGGGTCCCCATCACCAGGCCCTCCAGCGGAGTCAGCCCCATCGATGTCTCGACGGCCACCCCGCCTTGCACCGCCGAAGCCGAGGCCCCGTTGCCCAGGTGCAGCACGATGACGTTCAGCTCGCCGGGGTCACCGCCCAGCACGGCGGCGACCTCCGCAGAGACGTATTCGTGCGAGGTGCCGTGGAATCCGTAGCGGCGGATGCCGTATCGGGTCGCGACGTCGTGGTCGATGGCATAGCTGGCCGCGGCCGCCGGCAGGGAGTGGAAGAAGCCGGTGTCGAACACCGCCACGTGCGGGACGTCGGGAAAGTCGGCACGGGCCACTTCGATCCCGATCACGTTGGCCGGATTGTGCAGCGGCGCGAGCTCGGCCAGCCGCGCCACCTCGGCCACCACCTCGTCGGTGATCAGTGTGGGTGCGTGGAACAGGTTGCCGCCGTGCACCACCCGATGCCCCACGGCGCGAACGGCGGCCAGGTCGATACCGGAGTCGACGAGCTGGCGATGGATCAGCCGCAGCCCGGCGGCGTGGTCGGCCACCGGGCTGTCGTCCTCGCCGATCTGCTCCACCAGTCCGGACAGCAGCGCGGTCCCGGCCACCGGGTCGACCAATTGGAATTTGATCGACGACGAGCCGGAGTTGAGCACCAGCACCAGACCGGACGCGGTTGCCGTCACCGAGGAACTTCCTGCGCCTGGATCGCGGTGATGGCCACGGTGTAGACGATGTCGTCGACCAGCGCGCCCCGGGACAGGTCGTTGACGGGTTTGGCCAGTCCCTGCAGCACCGGACCGATGGCGATGGCACCGGCACTGCGCTGCACCGCCTTGTAGGTGTTGTTGCCGGTGTTGAGGTCCGGGAACACCAGCACGGTGGCCCGCCCCGCCACCGGCGAGTCCGGCATCTTGGCCGCGGCCACCCCCTCGTCGACTGCGGCGTCGTATTGGATCGGACCGTCGGCGAGCAGATCCGGCCGGCGCTCGTGCACCAATTGCGTTGCGGCACGGACTTTGTCCACACCTGCACCGGTACCGGACTCGCCGGTCGAGTAAGACAGCAGCGCAACCCTGGGTTCGATGCCGAACGCGGCCGCGGTAGCCGCCGAGGAGATGGCGATGTCGGCGAGTTGGTCGACGGTCGGATCGGGCACCACCGCGCAGTCCCCGTAGGCCAGCACCCGGTCCGACAGGCACATCAGGAACACACTGGACACCGTGGACACCCCCGGCGCGGTCCGGATGATCTCGAACGCCGGCCTGATCGTGTGGGCTGTGGTGTGTGCGGCACCCGACACCATTCCGTCGGCGATCCCCAGGTGCACCATCATGGTGCCGAAATAGGAGATGTCGCGCATGATCTCGCGGGCACGGTCCTCGGTCATGCCCTTGTGAGCACGCAGTCGAGCGTATTCGGCGCCGAACGTATCCCTCAGGTCGCTGGTCTCGGGGTCGATCACCCGCGCGGCGTCCAGGTCCACGCCCAGCTCGGCACCGCGCTGGCGTACCGCGCCTTCCACGCCGAGCAGGGTCAGATCGACGATCCCGCGGGACAGTAACCGCCCGGCCGCCAACAGGATCCGGTCATCTGTTGCTTCCGGCAGCACGATGTGACGGCGGTCGGTTCGGGCCCGTTCCAGCAGCCGATACTCGAACATCTGCGGGGTGATCACGGACGATGCCGGCACCCGGATCCGCTCGGCCAGCTCGGCGCCGTCGATATGTTCCGCGATGAGCGCGAGCGCGGTGTCGATCTTGCGCAGCGCGTCGACGGTGATCCTCGAGCCGGTGTTCGACACCTTTTCGGCGGTGTCGTAGGTGCGATGGCTGGTGGCGATCAACGGCAGGGTTGGCCGCAGTCCCTTGACCAATTTGTCGATGGCCGGGTGCGGCAGCAGGCCGCCGTTGAGGATGATTCCCGCCAGCGATGGGAAGCCCTGCGCCTCATGGGCGTTCACCAACGCCAGCAGCACGTCGGAGCGGTCGGCCGGCACGATCACCACCTGGCCCTCGCTCAGCCGATCGAGAATGTTCTCAGCGGTCATGCCACCGACCATGACGCTCAGCGCTTCCCGGCGCAGCAACTCCGGGTCGCCGCTGTAGACGGTGCCCTCCAGCGCAGTGCAGAGTTCGGCCATCGTCGGAGCCGACAGCAGCGCCACCTCGGGGATCGCGAACGCCAGAATGCCCGCGCCGGCCAGGCGTCCCGAGATCGCCCGGGTGACATCGGCCAGCCGGTCCGGGTCACAACGGTTGGCGATCACCGCTGCCGGATGGGCATGTACCGCAGCCACTTCGGCCAGGCAGCGTTCGGTGATCTCAGCGACGTCCTGCGGGTCGCGGTTGTGGCCGTTGACTGCCAGCACCAGTGGCGCGCCCAGGTTCACCGCGACACGGGCGTTGAAGCTCAACTCACTCGGGTTGACGACGTCGGTGTAGTCGCTGCCCACTACCAGTACGGTGTCGCAGCACCGGGCGACTTCGTGGAATCGCGCGACGATCTCACCCAGCGCCGCCTCCCGGTCGGCGAACACCTGCTGGTAGGTCACGCCACGGCACGCACTGTGATCGTCGATGGTGGCGGTGGCATGCGCGAGTAGCAGTTCGAGCTGGCCGTCAGGCTCGTCCAGCGATCGCACGACCGGGCGAAACACGCCGACCCGGGCCGACGAGGCGGCCAACAGGTGCAGCAGGCCCAGCGCGAGCACGGATTTTCCGGTGCCACCCTCGGCGGCGGCGAGGTAGATGCTCGACGTGCCGGAGTTACCTTCTGACATCGAATCAGGCCGAGGTGATCCGGTCGATCGCGGCGCTCAGTCGCGCCACCGTTCCCTCGATGTCGGCCAGCTTGTCCAGACCGAACAGCCCCACCCGGAAGGTGCTGAACGTCGCCGGCTCGTCGCACTGCAGGGGCACTCCCGCCGCGGTCTGAAGGCCCTGGGCCAGAAACTTTCTCCCGGTGCGGATGTCGGGGTCGGTGGTGTAGCTGACCACCACGCCAGGCGCTTCGAATCCCGGTGCGGCCACGCTGGGGAAGCCGCGTTCGGCCAGCAACGCACGTACCTTGCGTCCCAAGGCGAACTGCTGCTCGCGCACCGCGTCGAAGCCCCGGGCGCGCGTCTCGGCCATGGCGTCGCGAAGGCCGCTGATCACGCCGGTGGGCATCGTGGCGTGGTAGGCGTGGCCGCCCTTCTCGTAGGCCACCATGATCTCTCGCCACTTCTTCAGGTCCAGCGCGAAGCTGGTGCTCTGGGTGCGCTCCATGACCTCCAGTGCCCGGTTGGACAGGCAGA is a genomic window of Mycolicibacter heraklionensis containing:
- a CDS encoding acetate kinase, with the protein product MTATASGLVLVLNSGSSSIKFQLVDPVAGTALLSGLVEQIGEDDSPVADHAAGLRLIHRQLVDSGIDLAAVRAVGHRVVHGGNLFHAPTLITDEVVAEVARLAELAPLHNPANVIGIEVARADFPDVPHVAVFDTGFFHSLPAAAASYAIDHDVATRYGIRRYGFHGTSHEYVSAEVAAVLGGDPGELNVIVLHLGNGASASAVQGGVAVETSMGLTPLEGLVMGTRSGDIDPGVLFHLNRTAGMGVDELDELLNRRSGLKGLCGVNDFRELLEQREAGGALGEAAGLAYDVYVHRLRKYVGAYLAVLGRVDAIAFTAGVGENAPSVREDALAGLGGLGIVVDPERNRTGKGARIISADASRTTVLVVPTNEELAIARAAWQFV
- the pta gene encoding phosphate acetyltransferase — translated: MSEGNSGTSSIYLAAAEGGTGKSVLALGLLHLLAASSARVGVFRPVVRSLDEPDGQLELLLAHATATIDDHSACRGVTYQQVFADREAALGEIVARFHEVARCCDTVLVVGSDYTDVVNPSELSFNARVAVNLGAPLVLAVNGHNRDPQDVAEITERCLAEVAAVHAHPAAVIANRCDPDRLADVTRAISGRLAGAGILAFAIPEVALLSAPTMAELCTALEGTVYSGDPELLRREALSVMVGGMTAENILDRLSEGQVVIVPADRSDVLLALVNAHEAQGFPSLAGIILNGGLLPHPAIDKLVKGLRPTLPLIATSHRTYDTAEKVSNTGSRITVDALRKIDTALALIAEHIDGAELAERIRVPASSVITPQMFEYRLLERARTDRRHIVLPEATDDRILLAAGRLLSRGIVDLTLLGVEGAVRQRGAELGVDLDAARVIDPETSDLRDTFGAEYARLRAHKGMTEDRAREIMRDISYFGTMMVHLGIADGMVSGAAHTTAHTIRPAFEIIRTAPGVSTVSSVFLMCLSDRVLAYGDCAVVPDPTVDQLADIAISSAATAAAFGIEPRVALLSYSTGESGTGAGVDKVRAATQLVHERRPDLLADGPIQYDAAVDEGVAAAKMPDSPVAGRATVLVFPDLNTGNNTYKAVQRSAGAIAIGPVLQGLAKPVNDLSRGALVDDIVYTVAITAIQAQEVPR